The Carcharodon carcharias isolate sCarCar2 chromosome 17, sCarCar2.pri, whole genome shotgun sequence DNA segment TCTGAAAAGCGATAACATGACCGAAGGGTTCATTAAACCTCACACGCGTGTGCTTAGTTAAATGAGCGAGATTCAGGCTGGTTTCTCTCGGCTGGAgatccgcccccccacccccccacccctaacaTCCGCAAAACTCTCCCATTTCAAAAAAAATCCCAACAGGGGAAAAAAAAGGTAAGAATGTTGCGATAGAAAACTGCCTGAATATTTACAAAtgatcctctctctcccccaattttaaatcccacccccacccccccacaatcagcgcgtcaattttttttttaaacactttttTTTCTTCTTGAAATAAACTCACAAACCACCGGAAGGAATCGCAAAAATAGGTTTTAATTGGATATACTGAAGAAGCAGAATTTCTGAGAGCGGGTGTATAATAAATCGTTTGGAGAATGGTTAGACAAAAGGGAGAAATATCTAGAAAGTTACAAGTAagtccagtattttctgtttcagtatttttttttaaaaaaaaactaatagcGTCGTGCAGATTAGCGACATGCGATGCAGAAACCCGGCCCAGCCCCTTCGCTAACTCAAGGGTAAAAGATTCAGAGGAGAGAATAACGTTATTACAAATCTGATGTCTTTAAACTGCTGCACAGCAACAGGGGGCTCGTCTTGTAACCGGGAGCCACGTTTATAAACCAACAGAAAACGGGCTCTTCTTAATTCCGAAAGATTTATTTAAATATAGAATGTATAGAAATGGTTTAAATAGCTGACGCCGGGCGGAGTGGGCTTCTCCGAAATGGTGCAATTGTACCTTAGTTTTGAACACTGATTATTGCTtttcagaatttttttctttttttttggaataTTTCTACCTCGAATTGAGCCCGTTTCTATCTAGAGAATTAAAGAGCAGCGTTGAATCAATTTCCGAACATGCTTTTTTAAGTAGGTTGCTGTAGAAAGTCGATGCGGAAActcttttaaatttttttttccgtaataaattttgtttttttttaaaaaaaaggaacaaatggggagaggagtgagagaggcaaAAAAAAGGGAAATCAGTCATCGACATcgatctcctcctcctcttcctcgtCCTCCTCTGAATAGTCTTTCCTGGACTGATGCCCCACTGCTAGTGATGAGGGGGGAATGTGGGTATCTGGTGTCTTGGCGTGTGCACTTTTGAGGGCGATGGGCGACTGGGATCTGGACTGACTCCCGATCTCCGCCGCAGTTTGTTCCATTTCGGTCAATTTGGTAATTTTGTCCAGCTCGTTGGGGGCGAGTTTTTTCGCCGATTCCACGTCCGCCTTCATCTCCTCCAGGTCCCTTTTGAGCTTAGCCCGTCGGTTCTGGAACCAGGTTATGACCTGAGCGTTGGTCAGGCCCAGCTGCTGGGCGATCTGATCTCGGTCGGCCGGAGACAGATACTTCTGATATAAAAAACGTTTCTCCAGCTCGTAAATCTGGTGGTTGGTGAACGCGGTCCTCGACTTTCTCCTCTTCTTCGGAGTTGATCTTTGACCAAAGATGGTGAGGCCGTCTCTCCCTGTCAAAACAGACCCTTTTTagaacagagaaacagagggattTCAAGGTCATTTCAATTCGGAACAAAACCCATTacagaagaaaaagaaaatcaaTTTCATTAGTAAGGCATATCCAGCAAGgtaacccaccaccaccaccttccccaatCTTTCCCAGAGCCGGAAGCACTTTAAAGGTTGGATAATAATGAATTTGCCTCTTTGTGTATTAAATACTgcgagagaattttttttttaatatttaaaaacccAATACTCCGATTAAATTAAATTCCTCATCTTTTTCCACCCATATCGGACAGAAATTAAAATGTTCCCAacccgggggggggtggggaagagttaaaaaaaaaatctatgtgGCCGCAAAGTTTCATGTGGAACACGGGAAAAGGTGgcgttcactcactctctctctgactttaaCCCGCATCATTTTGGCTGGGTTTCTATCCTGCTGAATTTTATATTCCGAATCCAGCCCGTTTCTACAATTCGGAACAATAATCTATCACTTGAGCTCCATTCTCTCCAGCCGTTGGCAAGAGAAAAGCGGCCGGATTCTGCTCAAATATCCCTTAAAAACGAAAAGCAAATTCAATGACTATTTCTCCCCTCTCAAAGATTGTTACACACGAACCAGTGAACACAGTAACTCGCTTGGTATTTGTTAACAGCTTTTAGAAGAATCGATCGGATTTTTGAAATGTATTTCActgggggaggaagggagagggagagggagggggggtcactctgtaaagttttttttttattttaatccaCCTCACCTTCAGCCGCTTGCAAGACACTGACTTCCAACCCTTTGAAAGTTTTGCTGGCTAGTTCCTCCAAGGCACAGAGAGGCGATGTCTGCGTGAGGACCCCGGCCCGGCCGCTCAGGGGCATCCCCGaaggtgtgtgtttgtctgtcggGGACAGGAGATGGTTGGTCCCGCAGAGGGTGTAACCCCTGCGAACTGACGGTTTGTTGAGAATGTCTTCGATACTGAAGGGGGTGAGCGGCTTGTTGGAGTTAGCCGGAGGCGGCAAGTGGTCAAGCGGACTCCTTCTCCGTTCTTCAACTGAAGAATGCAAGGTGCCAGAGGAGGATTTGGCCTCTTCTTTGGAACTCATTCTTGGACTCAAGAGTTCACTCCTCCTCCCCTTTCGCACACGaagcccccccgccccacacacacacacacacacacactaaatacaACAGGCAAACGATAAAAGTTCAGTCCAACTTCACAGCCGCTGTCTCCAAGGAATCTCTCTCCAATCTTCGTCCGAACCAGCGAAGGGGGGAAAATCGCTACCAGAAGCGGGGACGGCGAATGATAAATTCGCAGAAGATACAGGCGCGCTCCCCAACCcagtctctcctcctctctctctctctctctctgtctctctctcctgcgcgcTCTGGCCTGCTCTGTCACATCAAGTATGCAGACAAGCGAATAATATTCTCTTTagagtgaggaaggagggagagacggggCAATTGACGATTGCTAACAAGTTATTGTTGATTGGGTGGTAATCAATTATATGCAATGCCACTTTGCTCTCCCTCtgctgtctccgttttctatccaATGCGGGCGTTGGAGAGCTGAAAACACCATTAATTACTAGTCAGGGAGAGAGTAGGAGGGGCTGCTCTGAATTATAACGCTTTAGACACTTGTCATCCTTATTCCAGTTTGTTTGTTTGttcatatatatatttatatattaattATAAAGGTTATTTTTGTACCTGAGTTTCTAACTGAACCGCCTTCGATTTGTTCCAAACCCGTCACCAACATTTATCATTGAAAATGTCCAAAGTTCGTTTATTTTCTAGTTTTATTTTGAAAAGCTATTTTAATATTGTTGCACCTCCATATTCCGAGTGGAGCTTTGCTAGAAAAGGTAAGATCTGATTTCATTTCTGATGATTGCAGCTTACATTTCAGGCATGTTGTCATATTCCCGCTGTGATATTCTGCTGAATTCCAACTCCTGTCTTTTTTTTGCCTTTGAACATTTCGATTTTTGAACAAAAAAAAGATGTTTGACAACCAAATAATGTCGTTTAAATGAGAGATTGAAATGTAAATACTGTGCAGTTATAGCCGGCCGTGTATATCCCATTTCATTCGATTCAATTTCGACCGATCGAGATAAAACAGCCGCGTGATCAGGAAATATTAGATGAAGTGTTGAAGGATGCATCATCCGCCGCTTCATAGTCAGGCCCACCAAACAGACAGCAaaaacctctcgctgtttctcaggCAATACACTTCCCACTCAGAAGCAGCGATTCTGCCAACCACATCCAGTCTTTCAGGAGTTTACACTAAACTAGACAAGTCACTCTGACTCTCTGGGAACATTTAATACTCCCATCCCCAGATATTTTCACCAttaattaaaaatgttattaaacCTTGCAACCGAATAGGAGCGTTCTGCATCGGGGTTAAAGATGCcagatttgcattttttttgagaTATATAGAAAGTTGGGAGAAGCAGAGGGGGAGCTTGGGATCGAGTCCGAATCCTGGGCAGTATCTGGATCAGGACGGCAGAGAGAAGCTAGTGTTTAAGAGCGGGAGAGGAATCTCTCCTGAGCCCGATACAGACTTTTCATCACTTTTAGTCTCAGTTAGTTTATACGTATACAAATGCATATTTTTGTCTTGATGGGATTTCGAATTATTCGGCATAaatcattttaatttaaaaaaatctgataTTTAGAGCTGGGAGGCGGGGCTTATGGCTGCAATAttaacacccgtctctctctctctctctctcaacctctctttaATCTTGTTTAAGTTTAATTCTGTACTCTGGCCGAATGGGAGGCGCACAAAGTCTTTCTCTGGCTTCGAAATCAGGGGCTCCCGGGCCCGAAACACTTCCCTTAAGCCAACCGGAATCAGAGCAAATTCCTGCAAATAATTTCCCCCATTGTGAAATGTGAACAAACCTAGAAAGGGTTTGGCGGGGGAGTTGTTGAGATTGTCGATGCCAATTTAACACAATCCGATTAAACCCAATGGTAACCGAGCACTGGGGAAACAGGAACATGGATTAGCTCCCACTGTGTGCGAGT contains these protein-coding regions:
- the LOC121289690 gene encoding transcription factor LBX1-like encodes the protein MSSKEEAKSSSGTLHSSVEERRRSPLDHLPPPANSNKPLTPFSIEDILNKPSVRRGYTLCGTNHLLSPTDKHTPSGMPLSGRAGVLTQTSPLCALEELASKTFKGLEVSVLQAAEGRDGLTIFGQRSTPKKRRKSRTAFTNHQIYELEKRFLYQKYLSPADRDQIAQQLGLTNAQVITWFQNRRAKLKRDLEEMKADVESAKKLAPNELDKITKLTEMEQTAAEIGSQSRSQSPIALKSAHAKTPDTHIPPSSLAVGHQSRKDYSEEDEEEEEEIDVDD